The following are from one region of the Leptospiraceae bacterium genome:
- a CDS encoding YtxH domain-containing protein, giving the protein MTTLLQVISGAALGFAWHKVIGCRSGACPITANPYISTIYGALLGFMMGVHV; this is encoded by the coding sequence ATGACAACATTGCTACAAGTTATTTCCGGTGCAGCGTTAGGCTTTGCATGGCATAAGGTAATTGGATGTAGATCCGGTGCATGCCCTATTACAGCGAATCCATATATTAGCACAATCTACGGCGCATTGCTAGGTTTTATGATGGGGGTTCATGTATGA
- a CDS encoding SpoIIE family protein phosphatase, with amino-acid sequence MLQSTLLTLLQSNSGGTASVKENENLTQVFVLILNEAIKNVGAKSGFLFFLDEKNTLKSFGAETLSEEARLLANHSFREKRSFRIKKNSTIPGSKIDADQTYISCFLGDEATSIGVFLLAGINHFENFSTNDFELISVYSKTLSRLLKDSLVLPENGEIFLHFTTAIQLLLNSTDNLQKNTRLEFLLKEVIRVSGLINSSRHLTNLLKDVMESVKSVFRTESCSILLVDKAKNELYFHIVAGEKEEEIQKIRVPMGKGIAGTVAVTRVPMIINDAQNDDRVYKVVDKASDFTTRNILAAPLIADDEVIGVMEGINTIDRNNFNDSDIELFLSFSDAAAVAIQKTRLLDNLEKTNRELEKKVSELGSLFDLGKAVLESKDEQDLIRKSIRIVVRELDAKRAVILIIDQNKEKLNLWSFIDGVEDKSHETFPRDSLIVHAIIENKILLKESYIVDEDADLLDKKFLKDSFIVLPLLGNNQKPFGAICISERIDNTFFKENNLRLLQTISSQFIKGYENIKLNADMIAKKAMQKEIEITRNIQNNILPSKIPSGSNFELGVKSVPAKEVSGDFYDFYKYEDGQFSFLIADVSGKSLPAAIFMAMSSSVMRTLSRNHEMNPAELLKAANSLIYEDSQSGMFVTLFFIHYDPSIMEIEFASAGHNDQIWIKADNSYEFIKGTGAPLGVIPSMKYVGGRIKPKSGDMVVLYTDGAIEEKDKDDVEFGLERFVQEIIKRRNKHPQEIIEEVYKEIVDYSQTTEQFDDFTVLILKFNDDYQFRKTFPANNASIPKFRDFLFETIKIRNLAEFLCDDILLCYDEAATNVVMHSYKDTKLPNPTFDCAVKFTDDSIIIMIQDKGKFFDRSAVPAPSLEANLKGERRGGFGVFLVEKLMDKVSYIHENGINTVIIEKRIQ; translated from the coding sequence CTTTATCAGAAGAAGCACGGTTATTAGCGAATCACTCCTTCAGAGAGAAAAGAAGTTTTCGAATTAAAAAAAATTCAACCATTCCCGGTTCCAAGATTGATGCAGACCAGACCTATATTTCATGCTTTCTAGGAGATGAAGCTACATCGATTGGAGTTTTTCTACTCGCAGGAATCAATCACTTCGAAAACTTTTCTACTAATGACTTTGAGCTAATCTCTGTTTACTCCAAAACATTAAGTAGACTCTTAAAGGACTCGCTCGTTCTTCCTGAAAACGGAGAAATCTTTTTACACTTCACAACAGCAATTCAGCTTTTACTCAATTCAACAGACAACCTTCAAAAAAATACTCGCTTAGAATTTTTACTCAAAGAAGTAATTCGAGTGTCTGGATTAATCAACTCTTCTCGTCATCTTACCAATCTATTAAAAGACGTAATGGAATCTGTAAAGAGTGTATTCAGAACAGAATCCTGCTCTATCTTACTCGTTGACAAAGCAAAGAATGAATTGTATTTTCATATTGTCGCAGGAGAAAAAGAAGAAGAAATCCAAAAAATCCGTGTGCCTATGGGTAAAGGAATTGCGGGGACAGTCGCCGTTACCCGCGTGCCAATGATTATCAACGATGCACAAAATGATGACCGTGTTTACAAAGTAGTAGATAAAGCCTCCGATTTTACAACGCGTAATATTTTAGCTGCCCCCTTAATCGCAGACGACGAAGTCATTGGAGTCATGGAAGGAATTAACACCATTGACCGAAATAACTTCAACGATAGTGATATTGAATTATTTCTTAGTTTCTCAGATGCGGCGGCTGTAGCAATTCAAAAGACAAGACTCCTTGATAACCTTGAAAAAACAAACCGAGAATTAGAAAAAAAAGTAAGTGAACTGGGAAGTCTTTTTGATTTAGGAAAAGCAGTTCTAGAATCCAAAGACGAACAAGATTTAATTCGTAAATCAATCCGTATCGTAGTTAGAGAGCTTGACGCCAAACGTGCTGTTATCCTCATAATCGATCAAAACAAAGAAAAGCTAAATCTATGGTCTTTTATAGATGGTGTTGAAGACAAATCCCATGAAACATTCCCAAGAGACTCACTTATCGTTCATGCAATCATTGAAAATAAAATCTTACTGAAAGAATCTTATATTGTTGATGAAGACGCTGACCTTTTAGACAAGAAATTCCTGAAAGATTCCTTTATCGTTCTACCTCTACTGGGTAATAACCAGAAACCGTTTGGGGCGATTTGTATTTCTGAGAGAATTGACAATACATTTTTCAAAGAAAATAATCTTCGTTTGCTCCAAACTATTTCTTCTCAATTCATTAAAGGATACGAGAACATTAAGCTCAATGCAGATATGATCGCAAAGAAAGCAATGCAGAAGGAAATAGAGATTACCCGCAATATTCAAAATAATATTTTGCCATCGAAAATTCCATCTGGATCTAACTTTGAACTAGGAGTAAAATCAGTTCCGGCAAAAGAAGTATCCGGGGACTTCTATGACTTCTATAAATACGAAGACGGACAATTTTCCTTTCTAATTGCAGACGTTTCCGGTAAGAGCCTTCCAGCAGCAATATTCATGGCAATGAGTTCTTCTGTCATGCGCACACTCAGTCGTAACCACGAGATGAATCCTGCTGAATTATTAAAAGCAGCTAATTCACTTATCTATGAAGATTCTCAATCGGGAATGTTTGTTACTCTTTTCTTCATTCACTATGATCCATCCATTATGGAAATAGAATTTGCCTCAGCCGGTCATAATGATCAAATTTGGATTAAAGCGGATAATAGCTATGAGTTCATAAAAGGGACCGGTGCTCCTCTTGGAGTAATTCCTTCGATGAAATATGTAGGCGGAAGAATCAAACCAAAGTCAGGAGATATGGTTGTTCTCTATACAGACGGTGCTATCGAAGAAAAGGACAAAGATGATGTTGAGTTTGGTCTAGAAAGATTTGTTCAAGAAATCATTAAGCGTAGAAATAAACACCCTCAGGAAATCATCGAAGAAGTATACAAAGAAATCGTGGATTACTCTCAAACTACAGAGCAGTTCGATGACTTCACTGTTCTTATATTAAAATTCAATGATGACTACCAATTCCGAAAAACATTTCCAGCGAATAATGCATCTATACCTAAGTTTCGTGATTTCCTATTTGAAACAATTAAGATTCGTAATCTAGCCGAATTTCTATGCGATGATATTCTACTCTGCTACGATGAAGCAGCAACTAACGTTGTGATGCATTCCTATAAAGACACAAAGCTTCCTAATCCTACCTTCGACTGTGCTGTTAAATTCACAGACGATTCTATCATTATCATGATTCAGGACAAAGGAAAATTCTTTGACCGCTCTGCTGTTCCCGCTCCTTCTTTAGAAGCCAATCTAAAAGGTGAGCGTCGTGGTGGTTTCGGTGTATTCCTCGTAGAAAAGCTAATGGATAAAGTCAGTTACATTCACGAGAATGGAATTAATACCGTCATCATAGAAAAAAGAATTCAATAA
- the trxA gene encoding thioredoxin, translated as MSEKLPSSFNDLVATHDKPILVDFWAAWCAPCRTLSPVIAELASVWKGKVTVIKINTEEKPDIARQFNINSIPTIILFKDGKEVKRISGAMPLPQLQKAFEGFI; from the coding sequence ATGAGTGAAAAACTACCTTCTTCTTTCAATGACTTAGTGGCTACTCATGATAAGCCTATACTAGTTGACTTCTGGGCTGCCTGGTGTGCGCCTTGTAGGACATTGAGCCCTGTCATAGCTGAATTAGCATCTGTTTGGAAAGGCAAAGTTACAGTAATCAAAATCAATACAGAAGAAAAGCCAGATATTGCCAGACAATTTAATATAAACAGCATCCCGACGATCATTCTTTTTAAAGATGGAAAAGAAGTAAAAAGAATCTCAGGTGCAATGCCATTGCCACAATTACAAAAGGCATTTGAGGGATTTATTTAA